Within Mycobacterium botniense, the genomic segment ACCCGGATGTCAGGCAACTCCGGCGGGCGGGACAGCAGGTCCAGATCCACGGGGGTATCAGGGTCAAGCCAGCGATCCCAGTCGTGTTCGGCCACCACCAGCGGCATCCGATCGTGGATCTCGGCGACCTCGCCGACCGCGTCGGTGGTGACGATCGCACACGTCAGCCAGGGCGCGGCGTTTTCGCCGGGTTTCCACACCGACCACAGGCCCGCCACCAACAGCGGCTCGCCATCCGCGCGGTAGAGGTAAAACGGCGTCTTGCGGGCCTTTTTGCCGGCACGGCCGTCGGGACGCAGACGCCATTCATAGAAACCGTCCATCGGAACCAGGCAGCGCTTGGATTGGGCGCTCGAACGAAAGGCCGGTGATGTGGTGAGTGTGTCGGCGCGGGCGTTGATGAGGTGCGGCCCTTTGGTCTCCGGCGCGCCGTCCGGACCCGGCTTGACCCACGGCGGTATCAGACCCCAGCGCATCAGCCGCAGCCGCCGCGTCGCCGCGCCATCGGGCCCGTCGTGACGGCACACCACAGTGCTGATGGTTGCTGTCGGCGCCACGTTGTAATTCGGGCCGGCCACCGTGCCGGTACCGGTCGTTTCGTCGATCGCCTTGATCTTTTCGGCGAGCGACGCCGGGTCGGTGGACACCGCGAAACGACCGCACATGCCTTTATGGTGGCAGAACCGACCGACAAGCGATGATGGACCAGTGACCACGTGGACGGCCCCGTATGCACCGACACCGGTGTCGGCGACGGTCACCGTGCCCGGCTCGAAGTCGCAGACCAACCGTGCGCTGGTGCTCTCGGCGCTCGCCGCCGCCGGCGGGCAGGGTTCCTCGACCATCCGCGGCGCGTTACGCAGCCGCGACACCGATCTGATGGTCGCTGCGCTGACCGCCTTGGGCCTGCGGGTGGATGCGGCCGGTTCTGCGCTGGCGGTGAGCGGGCGCATCGGACCCGGCCGCAATGCGCGAGTGCATTGCGGGCTGGCCGGCACCGTGCTGCGTTTCGTCCCGCCGCTGGCGGCGCTGGGCCGCTCGACGGTGGAGTTCGACGGTGATGAACAAGCCCGGGCGCGGCCCATCGCACCGCTGCTGAGTGCGTTACGCGGTCTGGGTGTGGATGTCGACGGCGTGGGCCTTCCGTTCCGGGTCCGGGGATCCGGCACGGTCCGCGGCGGCACGGTCGCGATCGACGCCTCGGCATCCTCGCAGTTCGTTTCCGGCCTGCTGTTGTGCGGGGCGTCGTTCGTCAACGGACTGACCGTGCAGCACACCGGTCCGCCGCTGCCGTCTGCGCCGCATATCACGATGACGGTGGCCATGCTGCGGCAGGCCGGGGTCGACGTCGACGACTCGACACCCAGCCGCTGGCAGGTACGGCCCGGTCCGGTCGCGGCGCGGCCCTGGCGCATCGAACCGGATTTGTCCAACGCCGTTCCGTTCCTGGCGGCCGCCGTGGTCAGTGGGGGCACGGTGCGCATCAGCGGCTGGCCGGCGACCAGCATCCAGCCCGCCGACCTCGTGACGGATATCCTGCGGCGGCTGAACTCTGTTGTCACCCAAACTGATTCGTATCTGGAGGTGCGTGGGTCAGCGGTATATGAGGGCCTGGACGTCGACTTGCATGACGTCGGTGAGCTGACCCCGGCGGTGGCGGCACTGGCGGCGCTGGCGCGTCCGGGCGCGGTGTCGCGGCTGACCGGTATCGCTCATCTGCGCGGCCACGAGACCGACCGGCTGGCGGCGTTGAGCACCGAGATCAACCGGCTCGGTGGCAACTGCCAGCAGCTCCCCGATGGTCTGGTCATCACGGCGACACCGCTGCGGCCGGGTCTGTGGCGGTCGTATGCCGATCATCGGATGGCGATGGCCGGAGCAATCGTCGGCCTGCGCGTCGCTGGGGTCGCCGTGGAGGATATTGCGTGCACCGCCAAGACACTGCCGGACTTCCCGCAGCTCTGGGCTGACATGATGGCCGATTCCGGTCCCGACGGTGCGGACCGGGACGGCGCGATCACACGCCGCGAACACACGCGAGGGCCCGGCGGTTGAGGCCCGGCGACTACGACGAATCCGACGTCAAGATCCGCTCCGGCAAGGGATCACGGCCGCGGACCAAGACCCGTCCCCGACACGCCCACGCGAAACCGGCCATGGTGGTCAGTGTCGACCGCGGCCGCTGGGGATGCGTCCTCGGCGGCGACCCGAATCGTCGGGTCACTGCCATGCGGGCACGCGAGCTGGGCCGCACTTCGATCGTTGTCGGCGACGACGTCGACCTTGTCGGCGACCTCTCCGGGCGCCCGGATACCCTGGCCCGCATTGTGCGGCGCGGGCCGCGACGAACGGTGCTGCGGCGCACCGCCGACGACACCGACCCCGCTGAGCGGGTGGTGGTGGCCAACGCTGATCAACTGCTGATCGTCGTGGCGCTGGCCGACCCGCCGCCACGCACCGGGCTCGTCGACCGTGCGCTGATAGCTGCCTACGCCGGCGGGCTGACCCCGATCCTGTGCCTGACCAAGACCGACCTCGCCCCCCCGGGGCCGTTCGCCGCACAGTTCGCCGACTTAGACTTGCACATCGTCACCGCCGGGCGTGACGACCCGCTCGACGCGGTCGTTCACTTATTGACCGGGAAAGTCACCGTGCTGCTGGGACATTCCGGAGTAGGTAAATCAACGTTGGTGAATCGTCTTGTGCCCGAAGCGGATCGCGCTGTCGGCGCGGTGACCGAGATCGGCAAGGGGCGGCACACCTCGGCGCAGTCGGTGGCGCTGCCACTCGACAAATCAGGGAATGCGTCCGGCTGGGTGATCGACACTCCCGGCGTTCGCTCGTTCGGACTGGCGCATATCGAGCCCGATGATGTGCTGTTGGCGTTCTCAGATCTGGCCGTCGCCATCGGCGACTGTCCGCGGGGCTGCGGGCACATGGGCCCGCCCGCCGATCCCGAATGCGCGCTAGACGCCCTGACCGGCCAGGCCGCCCGCCGCGTCGCCGCAGCGAGACGCCTGCTGGCGGTGCTCCGACGCTCTTAGCGGGCACAACCCGGCCAGCGTGCGCACCTGAGGCCGTTGGCGCGCACAGCTCAGACGATCCATGTGCTGTCTTGGCCAGCTGACAGCAAATTTGCAGCAGACCCACTGCCGAAGGGCCATACCAAAAGCGGGGGGTGGAATACCCTTGCGCTCAAGGCGATGACAACAACGCCAAATTCATCCCCCAATAGCCCGCGGCCCGCGCTGCCGGGTCTGGCGGTGCTGCTCACGCTGGTGATCGGCATTACTGCCGCTGCCATCGTGTCGGTGTTCTGCTGGAAACGTGATCCCGCAACGCCGACAGGTTCGATCGCGGTTTCACAAAGCGTGTCCCCGCCGCCGAACCCATTAGACCGGGATGGCCGATTTCTGTTCCTGCTGGAAGCACAGGGGCTTCAACTGTCGGGGGGCCGTGACGCCAGCATCAACGATGCGCACGCCGTGTGCTCACGCGTGGCGGCCGGCGAGAGCGAAGCGCAAATCGTCAAAGACATTGTCCGGGGATCACCGGGCATGTCCCCGGACACGGCAGCCGATTTCGCCGACACTGCTATCACCGTGTATTGCCCGCACGGTTCGGAGACCCCATAGTCACAACGCTCGCCCTGCGCGTGCCCGCGTCGCCGGTCCGACGACATCCGGTAGCGCGCCCCCGGTTGCCGGACGCTGGCATATCGGGCACCAAAACCCGCACCCGCAGACCCGCCCCCTTGCTGCGGCAGGCGCGCTCACGCGCAGCGCGACGGCGCCGCAACGGGTGGTGACCCGGCGCGCCTTTGCCGTCGCCAACCCCGCACGGCGGCCATCGCGGTCTTCAGGCCCCGTCGGCGTCCGGTAGCCGGGTCGGTGCCTGTGACACCGGGCGCCAGCTCGGCGAACATCCGCTCACTGCGGGTCTCCGGCGCATTGTCGGCGGTATCACGCAAAAATGTGTCGGGCAGTGACAGTTTCGCGATGGTCCGCCATGCCTTGGCATACTGCAGCAGAAATGAGCCCGTGGTGTAGGGCAGGTCGTATTTGTCGCAGACCTCACGCACCCGCATCGAGATCTCAGCGAGCCGGTTGCTGGGCAGATCCGGGTAGAGATGGTGTTCGATCTGGTGACACAGGTTGCCGCTCATGAACCGCATCACCGGCCCGGCGTTGAAGTTGGCGCTGCCGAGCATCTGACGCAGATACCACTGACCCTTGGTCTCGCCGACCATGTCGGTTTTGGTGAATTTCTCTGCGCCATCAGGGAAATGACCACAGAAGATGACCGCGTTGGACCACAGGTTGCGGATCACGTTGGCGATCGCGTTGGCCGTCAACGTCGATGCGTATGTCGCGCCGGGCGACAGGGCGGTCAGCGCCGGAAACGCGACATAGTCCTTGAACAGCTGGCGACTGGCTTTTCGCATGAACAGCCGAAAACGGGTCCGGGTCTCTTCGGGGGCCGCCCGGCCCTTGACGACTTTGCCGAGCTCCACATGCTGCAAAGCCACTCCCCACTCGAAACCGATCGCCAGCACGGTGTTGAACAGCAGGTTGAACAGGTTATGCGGCTTCCAGCGCTGATCCCGGGTGACCCGCAGCAGGCCGTAGCCCACATCGTCGTCCATGCCCAGGATGTTGGTGTATTTGTGGTGCACGAAATTGTGGTTGTAGCGCCAGTGCTTGGCGGCCCCGAGGTTGTCCCACTCCCAGCTCGACGAGTGAATCTCCGGATCGTTCATCCAGTCCCACTGGCCGTGCATGACGTTGTGGCCGATCTCCATGTTTTCGATGATCTTGGCCATGCCGAGGGTCACCGCGCCGGCCCACCACGCCCAGCGCCGCGAGCCGGCGGTCAGCAGCACCCGGCCGGCCACCTCCAGCCCGCGCTGTGCGGCGATAGTGCGCCGGATATACCGCGCGTCGCGTTCCCCGAGGGAGTCTTCGATATCGCGGCGGATGGCATCCAGCTCCACCGCCAAATTTTCCACATCTGCGTCGGTGAGGTGCGCAAAGACGTCCACATCGGTGATCGCCATCTGTGATCTGTTGCCCTTCCGCCGTTCTAACCCGTCGCTGACCTACGCTATCGTAACCTACGAACGCGTAGGTTACCAGTCAGTAGCCGTTAGATGTCGAGGACACAATCCCCGGATGCCGCCGAGATACAGGTCTGAATCCGGGTGCCGAAGTGGTGTTCAACGCCGGTTCGCAGATCGCGGACGTGGCCGTCCAGCAGGGGGACGACGCAGGATTTGCAGATACCCATCCGGCAGCCGAAGGGCATCCGCACTCCCACGCTCTCACCGGCATCCATCAGTGAGGTCGCCGCGTCGGCGGCAACACTTTGTCCGCTTCTGGCGAAGGTGACCGTGCCCCCCGCCCCGGCAGCCGCTGCCCGCGACACCGCGAATCGCTCCACGTGCAGCCGCTCGCTGATATCCGCCGAAGACCACACTTTCTCAGCCTGGTTGAGCATGCCCTCCGGCCCGCAGACCCAGGTCTGGCGCTCCCGCCAATCGGGGACCTCATCATCAAGCCGGGTGAGGTCGAGCCTGCCCTCAACGCGGGTCGCGCGTATCCGCAACCGGTAACCCGGATGATTTCGGGCCAGCTCGCTCAGTTCGCCGGCAAACATCACGTCGGCTGCGGTCGGTGCCGAATGCAGATGCTCGATGTCGGTGATCTGGTTGCGCCGCACCAATGTTCGCAGCATCGACATGACCGGGGTGATGCCGGACCCGCCGGTGAGGAACAGGATGGCGGCCGGCGCCGGATCGGGGAGCACGAAATTGCCCTGCGGGGCCGCCAGTCGCACAATCGTCCCGGGTTCGACCCCGCTCACCAGATGAGACGACAGGAAGCCCTCGGGCATCGCCTTGACGGTGATGGTGATGGTGCGTGTCCGCCGTCGGGCGCCCTCGGTCACCGGGCTTGACGTGAGCGAATACGAGCGCCACCACCAGCGCCCGTTGACCAGCAGACCGATCCCGATGTACTGGCCCGGCTGGTAGTCGAAGCTGAAGCCCCAGCCCGGTTTGATGACCAACGTTGCGGAATCTGCGGTTTCGCGGCGCACCGCCACGACGCGGCCGCGCAACTCCCGCGCCGACCACAGCGGATTAGCCAGGTGCAGGTAGTCATCCGGCAGCAGCGGGGTCGTGATGCGGGTGGCAATCTTGCGCAACACGTTCCAGCCCGGATGCTTGTCCGCGCCGACCACGGTGGGCTGCGTGGTGTCGACCACGTTCGCGGTGAGGTTTGCCTGTTTCTTGGAGGGAAGGGAGTTCATCGGAAGCTCCTGCTCACGGTGGAATGGCGGCCTCATGCCACTCACGGAGTGCGGCTTCCCGCCCCCGGCGAACTTACGGTACCGTAACCCATGGGCGCAGCTCCAGTCGCACAGCCGTCCGGACTCACAGCAGCTCCAGCAGAAACGGCAGCTCTTGGGTGGCGTACCAGGCCAAGTCGTAGTCCTGAGCGTCGCCGACGACCAGTTCAGCATCTTCGTCGCCGAGATCGGCCGCGTCGATCACCGCCATCGCCGCCGTGACAGCCGGCTCCGCCGCTGCATTGTCGACGAATACGGCGACAACGTGGTCGAGGGAAACCGGTTCACCAAGTTTGACGACAGCATCGTCGAGATCAGGCCGGCATGTGACATCGTTGACATCGGCGACCAGCACCGCGCGTCGCGGCGGCATCTTCTGATCGGTGTCGGCGGCCAACAGCCGCAGTGACGCCAGCGCGGCCTCGCGCAGCGCCACCTCGGCGAGTTCCTCCTCGTCACCGCTGGCGTAGGTTTCGCGCAGCGTCGGTGTCACCGCGAACGCGGTGCCGCCCGCTGGCCACAGTGCACCCTCGGCGACCAGCAGCTGCAGCGTGGCCAAAGTGGCCGGCACATAGACCCGCATCACGGCACCCACATCGGGCTTGTTGTTGACACCTATCAACGGTGCCACAAACGCTTAGCCGTCAGGTGCCCCAGGTCGTCCCCTCAGCACCGGCGAGGCGGCTGGTTGCCGCGCCCCCGGGCAACGCGACGCTGTGGGCGGGCCGCGGCGGCTGCGCCCGCTTACTGCGCGGCTTCCAACAGCTCGTCGAGTGACTCACTGAGCAGCGACGGCAGCAAGTCGACATCGCTCATCGCGTCATGGTCGGCGTTGATCCCGAAATACAGCATCCCGTTGTACGACGTCACTCCGATAGCCAGCGCCTGATTGTGCAGCAGCGGGGGCACGGCATAGGCCTCCAGCAGTTTGGCGCCGGCGATATACATCTGCGCCTGACCACCGGGTGCGTTGGTGATCAACAAGTTGAACATCCTGGCCGAAAAACCGGTGGCCACCCGGATACCCATGGCGTGCAGGGTCGGCGGGGCGAACCCGGACAATGTCAGCATCGTGCGGGCATCGACCAGGCTGCCCGCCACCGGGTGCGACTCGGTGGCGTGAGCGATCTGCGACAGCCGCACGACGGCGTTGCCCTCCCCCACCGGCAGGTCGACAAGGAACGGAATCACCTGACCGATCGCGCGGCCCGGGTTACGCGCATCAAAACGGCTCTCGGGATAGACCGGCATCGGTGCCATCGCCCGGATCAGGGCGGTGGGTGCCAGCGCCTCGCCGCGTGCCAGCAACCAGCCGCGCAGCGCGCCGGTGACCACCGCCAACACCACATCGTTGATATCGCAGTCGTAGCGCGCACGCACAGCCCGGTAATCCTCCAGGCGTCCACGGGCCACGGCCAGTCGTCGATTGCGGGAGACCTGGGCATTCAGCGGGCTGTTGGGGGCGCTGCCACGGGCCCAGGTGCGTGCCCTGCCGACCAGCCGCCGGCCGGCGTTGACGACCTGCCCGGAATTCGTGACCAGCCCGGCGACCGCGGAACCGGCCGCCTGCAGCTGAGCCCGGGGACCGGAGATCCAGTCGCTGACTGCCCCCACCAGCAGCCGGGTCGTGCCGGGGTCGCGCTCGGGTATCCAGATGTCCTCGGGAGCCGGTGGCGGACGACGAGTCCGGTCGACGATGACATGGCTGAGCGCCAGCGCCGTCATCCCGTCGATCAGTGCTTGAT encodes:
- a CDS encoding SOS response-associated peptidase; translation: MCGRFAVSTDPASLAEKIKAIDETTGTGTVAGPNYNVAPTATISTVVCRHDGPDGAATRRLRLMRWGLIPPWVKPGPDGAPETKGPHLINARADTLTTSPAFRSSAQSKRCLVPMDGFYEWRLRPDGRAGKKARKTPFYLYRADGEPLLVAGLWSVWKPGENAAPWLTCAIVTTDAVGEVAEIHDRMPLVVAEHDWDRWLDPDTPVDLDLLSRPPELPDIRVREISTLVNNVRNNGPELIEPVEPQPEQAKLL
- the aroA gene encoding 3-phosphoshikimate 1-carboxyvinyltransferase; its protein translation is MTTWTAPYAPTPVSATVTVPGSKSQTNRALVLSALAAAGGQGSSTIRGALRSRDTDLMVAALTALGLRVDAAGSALAVSGRIGPGRNARVHCGLAGTVLRFVPPLAALGRSTVEFDGDEQARARPIAPLLSALRGLGVDVDGVGLPFRVRGSGTVRGGTVAIDASASSQFVSGLLLCGASFVNGLTVQHTGPPLPSAPHITMTVAMLRQAGVDVDDSTPSRWQVRPGPVAARPWRIEPDLSNAVPFLAAAVVSGGTVRISGWPATSIQPADLVTDILRRLNSVVTQTDSYLEVRGSAVYEGLDVDLHDVGELTPAVAALAALARPGAVSRLTGIAHLRGHETDRLAALSTEINRLGGNCQQLPDGLVITATPLRPGLWRSYADHRMAMAGAIVGLRVAGVAVEDIACTAKTLPDFPQLWADMMADSGPDGADRDGAITRREHTRGPGG
- a CDS encoding WS/DGAT/MGAT family O-acyltransferase, translated to MVTRLSASDASFYRLENTATPMYVGSLAILRRPRTGLSYETLLATVEQRLPQVPRYRKKVREVMLGLGRPVWIDDGDFDITYHVRRSALPSPGSDEQLHDMIAQLAARPLDKSRPLWEMYLVEGLAKNRIALYTKSHQALIDGMTALALSHVIVDRTRRPPPAPEDIWIPERDPGTTRLLVGAVSDWISGPRAQLQAAGSAVAGLVTNSGQVVNAGRRLVGRARTWARGSAPNSPLNAQVSRNRRLAVARGRLEDYRAVRARYDCDINDVVLAVVTGALRGWLLARGEALAPTALIRAMAPMPVYPESRFDARNPGRAIGQVIPFLVDLPVGEGNAVVRLSQIAHATESHPVAGSLVDARTMLTLSGFAPPTLHAMGIRVATGFSARMFNLLITNAPGGQAQMYIAGAKLLEAYAVPPLLHNQALAIGVTSYNGMLYFGINADHDAMSDVDLLPSLLSESLDELLEAAQ
- the rsgA gene encoding ribosome small subunit-dependent GTPase A — encoded protein: MRPGDYDESDVKIRSGKGSRPRTKTRPRHAHAKPAMVVSVDRGRWGCVLGGDPNRRVTAMRARELGRTSIVVGDDVDLVGDLSGRPDTLARIVRRGPRRTVLRRTADDTDPAERVVVANADQLLIVVALADPPPRTGLVDRALIAAYAGGLTPILCLTKTDLAPPGPFAAQFADLDLHIVTAGRDDPLDAVVHLLTGKVTVLLGHSGVGKSTLVNRLVPEADRAVGAVTEIGKGRHTSAQSVALPLDKSGNASGWVIDTPGVRSFGLAHIEPDDVLLAFSDLAVAIGDCPRGCGHMGPPADPECALDALTGQAARRVAAARRLLAVLRRS
- a CDS encoding DUF732 domain-containing protein, which gives rise to MTTTPNSSPNSPRPALPGLAVLLTLVIGITAAAIVSVFCWKRDPATPTGSIAVSQSVSPPPNPLDRDGRFLFLLEAQGLQLSGGRDASINDAHAVCSRVAAGESEAQIVKDIVRGSPGMSPDTAADFADTAITVYCPHGSETP
- a CDS encoding ferredoxin reductase, with translation MNSLPSKKQANLTANVVDTTQPTVVGADKHPGWNVLRKIATRITTPLLPDDYLHLANPLWSARELRGRVVAVRRETADSATLVIKPGWGFSFDYQPGQYIGIGLLVNGRWWWRSYSLTSSPVTEGARRRTRTITITVKAMPEGFLSSHLVSGVEPGTIVRLAAPQGNFVLPDPAPAAILFLTGGSGITPVMSMLRTLVRRNQITDIEHLHSAPTAADVMFAGELSELARNHPGYRLRIRATRVEGRLDLTRLDDEVPDWRERQTWVCGPEGMLNQAEKVWSSADISERLHVERFAVSRAAAAGAGGTVTFARSGQSVAADAATSLMDAGESVGVRMPFGCRMGICKSCVVPLLDGHVRDLRTGVEHHFGTRIQTCISAASGDCVLDI
- a CDS encoding fatty acid desaturase family protein, which codes for MAITDVDVFAHLTDADVENLAVELDAIRRDIEDSLGERDARYIRRTIAAQRGLEVAGRVLLTAGSRRWAWWAGAVTLGMAKIIENMEIGHNVMHGQWDWMNDPEIHSSSWEWDNLGAAKHWRYNHNFVHHKYTNILGMDDDVGYGLLRVTRDQRWKPHNLFNLLFNTVLAIGFEWGVALQHVELGKVVKGRAAPEETRTRFRLFMRKASRQLFKDYVAFPALTALSPGATYASTLTANAIANVIRNLWSNAVIFCGHFPDGAEKFTKTDMVGETKGQWYLRQMLGSANFNAGPVMRFMSGNLCHQIEHHLYPDLPSNRLAEISMRVREVCDKYDLPYTTGSFLLQYAKAWRTIAKLSLPDTFLRDTADNAPETRSERMFAELAPGVTGTDPATGRRRGLKTAMAAVRGWRRQRRAGSPPVAAPSRCA
- a CDS encoding DUF6912 family protein, producing MMRVYVPATLATLQLLVAEGALWPAGGTAFAVTPTLRETYASGDEEELAEVALREAALASLRLLAADTDQKMPPRRAVLVADVNDVTCRPDLDDAVVKLGEPVSLDHVVAVFVDNAAAEPAVTAAMAVIDAADLGDEDAELVVGDAQDYDLAWYATQELPFLLELL